A section of the Flavobacterium ardleyense genome encodes:
- a CDS encoding 30S ribosomal protein S16 translates to MSVKIRLQRHGKKGKPFYWVVAADARAKRDGKYLEKIGSYNPNTNPATIELNIESAVQWLHNGAQPTDTARAILSYKGALLKHHLDGGIRKGALTQEQADTKLAEWLDAKSGKVEAKKEGLSTGKADAKAKAIEAEKKVNADRIAATKKANDDAIAASEAANSETTEEASEENNEETQA, encoded by the coding sequence ATGTCAGTAAAAATTAGATTACAGAGACACGGAAAAAAAGGAAAGCCTTTTTACTGGGTTGTTGCAGCAGATGCACGTGCAAAAAGAGATGGTAAGTACCTAGAGAAAATTGGTAGCTACAATCCAAACACAAATCCTGCAACGATCGAATTGAACATTGAAAGTGCTGTACAATGGCTTCACAACGGAGCTCAACCTACAGATACTGCAAGAGCAATTCTATCTTACAAAGGAGCTTTACTTAAGCACCACCTTGATGGAGGCATCCGTAAAGGAGCCTTGACTCAAGAACAAGCAGACACTAAATTGGCTGAATGGCTAGATGCTAAATCTGGTAAAGTTGAAGCTAAAAAAGAAGGTCTTTCAACTGGAAAAGCAGATGCTAAAGCAAAAGCTATCGAAGCTGAGAAAAAAGTAAACGCTGATCGTATCGCTGCTACTAAAAAAGCTAATGACGATGCAATCGCTGCTTCAGAAGCTGCTAATTCAGAAACTACCGAAGAAGCTTCTGAAGAAAACAATGAAGAAACTCAAGCTTAA
- the rimM gene encoding ribosome maturation factor RimM (Essential for efficient processing of 16S rRNA): MRKEDCFYLGKIAKKFSFKGEVLAYLDTDEPELYENLESVFVEFNKNLVPFFIVSSSLHKNDFLRIRFEDMNTEEDADSIINCPIYLPISMLPKLSGNKFYFHEVIGFEIEDKRLGVFGKIVSINDTTAQPLFEVENGAVQLLIPMIDQFLVKIDRPNKKVLMDLPEGLIEMYL; the protein is encoded by the coding sequence ATGCGTAAAGAAGATTGTTTCTACTTAGGTAAGATCGCTAAAAAATTTAGTTTCAAAGGTGAAGTTCTGGCCTATTTGGATACAGACGAACCCGAGTTATATGAAAACTTGGAATCAGTTTTTGTTGAATTCAACAAAAATCTGGTTCCATTTTTTATTGTAAGTTCTTCATTGCACAAAAACGATTTTCTCCGAATCCGCTTTGAAGATATGAATACCGAGGAAGATGCAGATTCAATTATAAACTGCCCAATCTACCTCCCAATCTCAATGCTACCAAAGCTTTCAGGTAATAAGTTTTATTTTCACGAGGTTATAGGTTTCGAAATTGAAGACAAGCGCTTAGGGGTTTTCGGCAAGATTGTATCTATAAATGACACTACGGCGCAACCGCTTTTTGAAGTTGAAAACGGCGCGGTGCAACTATTGATTCCAATGATCGACCAGTTTTTGGTCAAAATAGATCGTCCCAACAAAAAAGTATTAATGGATTTGCCCGAAGGTCTGATTGAAATGTATCTTTAG
- a CDS encoding tRNA1(Val) (adenine(37)-N6)-methyltransferase — MSTFQFKQFSINQDKTAMKVGTDGVLLGAWAPITSPIYSILDIGAGTGLIALMLAQRSNAEQIDAIEIDDNAYLQCVENFDQSPWTERLFCYHAGLDELIEDPEDEYDLIVCNPPFYSEDYKTPDESRNTARFQDSLPFEELVEAADLLLSENGILSVIIPFKEEEKFIKIAKDFELYPQKITHVKGTPETEIKRSLMAFSRDENSNPTIDELIIEISRHNYTEEYKELTKDFYLKM, encoded by the coding sequence ATGAGCACTTTCCAGTTCAAGCAATTCAGTATCAATCAAGACAAAACCGCGATGAAGGTCGGAACAGACGGTGTCTTACTTGGCGCTTGGGCACCAATCACTTCTCCTATATATAGCATTCTTGATATTGGCGCCGGAACAGGACTTATTGCATTGATGCTAGCACAACGCAGTAATGCCGAACAAATTGACGCAATTGAAATTGACGACAATGCTTATTTGCAATGTGTAGAAAATTTTGATCAATCGCCTTGGACGGAAAGGTTATTCTGCTACCACGCAGGTTTGGACGAACTGATTGAAGATCCAGAAGATGAATACGATCTTATTGTTTGCAATCCTCCTTTCTACTCCGAGGATTATAAAACTCCAGACGAAAGTAGAAACACTGCACGTTTTCAAGATTCTTTGCCTTTTGAAGAACTTGTTGAAGCAGCAGACTTATTACTTTCAGAAAATGGAATTCTCTCTGTTATCATTCCTTTCAAAGAAGAAGAGAAATTTATCAAAATCGCCAAAGATTTCGAATTATATCCTCAAAAAATTACTCACGTAAAAGGAACTCCTGAAACCGAAATCAAAAGAAGTTTGATGGCTTTTTCTCGAGATGAAAATTCTAATCCTACGATTGACGAACTGATTATCGAAATTTCACGTCATAATTATACTGAAGAATATAAAGAGCTGACCAAAGATTTCTATTTGAAGATGTAA
- a CDS encoding glycosyltransferase family 2 protein produces MIDNKKIIVVLPAYKAEKTLVQTYNEIPFEIVDDVILVDDNSPDNTINVGRHIGIKHIIKHENNLGYGGNQKTCYNKALELGADIVIMLHPDYQYTPKLIHSMSYLIASDLYPVVIGSRILGGGLLEAECRGINTSQIAS; encoded by the coding sequence ATGATTGACAATAAAAAGATTATTGTGGTTTTGCCTGCTTATAAAGCCGAAAAAACATTAGTACAGACTTACAACGAAATACCTTTCGAAATCGTAGACGATGTGATTCTAGTCGATGATAATAGTCCCGACAACACCATCAATGTCGGCAGACATATTGGAATCAAACACATTATCAAACACGAAAATAATCTAGGTTACGGCGGAAATCAAAAAACCTGCTACAACAAAGCCTTGGAATTAGGTGCCGACATCGTGATTATGCTGCATCCAGATTACCAATACACCCCCAAGTTGATTCATTCTATGAGCTATCTAATTGCAAGTGATTTGTATCCTGTAGTGATTGGATCTAGGATTTTAGGGGGGGGGTTATTAGAGGCGGAATGCCGCGGTATAAATACATCGCAAATCGCTTCTTGA
- a CDS encoding type II toxin-antitoxin system RelE/ParE family toxin, producing MSFDLVNHKEVKNDIYEIKHFYKSKLIGLEKRFVSEVKKTTAFIAQNPLLFQKKYKSVRMALTDVFPYGIYYHLNESKKVITILGIFHTVRNPNQWRERI from the coding sequence ATGAGTTTCGATCTAGTAAATCATAAGGAAGTTAAAAATGATATTTATGAAATAAAGCATTTTTACAAAAGTAAGTTGATTGGACTGGAAAAGCGATTCGTTTCAGAGGTGAAAAAGACAACCGCATTTATTGCGCAAAACCCTTTGTTGTTTCAGAAAAAATATAAAAGCGTGCGAATGGCATTGACCGATGTATTTCCTTACGGAATATACTATCACCTAAATGAAAGTAAAAAAGTCATTACTATTCTTGGAATCTTTCACACGGTTAGGAATCCAAATCAATGGAGGGAAAGAATTTAG
- a CDS encoding addiction module component CHP02574 family protein yields the protein MKTQIIKDDNGRPTGVFIPIEQWERLKSMYPNIEKEEDDLPQWQKDLLDERLTDINNPDKIEAIEEFYKALDAEI from the coding sequence ATGAAGACACAAATTATTAAAGATGACAACGGAAGACCAACAGGCGTATTTATTCCAATAGAGCAGTGGGAACGTCTAAAAAGTATGTATCCAAATATTGAAAAAGAAGAAGATGATCTGCCTCAGTGGCAAAAAGATCTTTTGGATGAGAGATTGACAGACATAAATAATCCTGACAAAATTGAGGCTATTGAAGAGTTTTATAAAGCATTAGATGCTGAAATATGA
- a CDS encoding acyl-CoA dehydrogenase family protein translates to MRPDLFQAPDYYNLDELLTEEHKLVRDAAREWVKREVSPIIEDYAQKAEFPKQIIKGLADIGAFGPYIPEEYGGAGLDQISYGLIMQEIERGDSGVRSTASVQSSLVMYPIWKYGNEEQRMKYLPKLASGEFIGCFGLTEPDHGSDPGSMVTNFKDMGDHYLLNGAKMWISNAPFADIAVVWAKDESGRIHGLVVERGMEGFSTPETHNKWSLRASATGELIFDNVKVPKENLLPNKSGLGAPLGCLDSARYGIAWGAIGAAMDCYDTALRYAKERVQFGKPIAGTQLQQKKLAEMITEITKAQLLTWRLGVLRNEGKATTAQISMAKRNNVDMAINIAREARQILGGMGITGEYSIMRHMMNLESVITYEGTHDIHLLITGMDITGIPAFK, encoded by the coding sequence ATGAGACCAGATTTATTTCAAGCTCCGGATTATTACAATCTTGATGAATTATTGACCGAAGAACATAAATTAGTGCGTGATGCAGCCCGCGAATGGGTAAAGCGTGAAGTTTCGCCAATTATTGAGGATTATGCTCAAAAAGCTGAATTTCCTAAACAAATTATCAAAGGTCTTGCAGATATTGGTGCTTTTGGCCCATATATTCCGGAAGAATATGGTGGTGCAGGATTAGATCAAATTTCGTACGGACTTATTATGCAGGAAATAGAGCGTGGAGATTCTGGCGTTAGATCGACTGCTTCTGTGCAATCTTCTCTTGTGATGTACCCAATTTGGAAATACGGAAACGAAGAGCAGCGTATGAAATATCTTCCTAAACTTGCTTCTGGCGAATTTATAGGATGTTTTGGACTTACCGAGCCTGATCATGGATCTGATCCAGGCAGTATGGTGACAAATTTTAAAGATATGGGCGACCATTATCTTTTGAATGGTGCCAAGATGTGGATTTCGAATGCTCCATTTGCGGATATTGCCGTTGTTTGGGCAAAGGACGAAAGTGGTCGTATTCACGGTCTTGTTGTAGAGCGCGGAATGGAAGGATTTTCGACTCCAGAAACGCACAACAAATGGTCGCTTCGTGCATCTGCTACGGGCGAGCTTATTTTTGATAATGTAAAAGTTCCAAAAGAGAATTTACTTCCTAATAAATCGGGTCTTGGCGCGCCACTTGGCTGTCTTGATTCTGCACGTTACGGTATTGCTTGGGGCGCTATTGGTGCTGCCATGGACTGCTATGACACGGCTTTGCGTTATGCAAAAGAGCGTGTACAGTTTGGCAAACCGATTGCTGGCACTCAATTGCAGCAGAAAAAACTTGCTGAAATGATTACCGAAATTACAAAAGCGCAGTTACTTACCTGGCGTTTAGGAGTTTTGCGCAATGAAGGAAAAGCTACTACAGCTCAGATTTCGATGGCAAAACGTAACAATGTGGATATGGCGATTAATATTGCTAGAGAAGCGAGACAAATCCTAGGTGGAATGGGAATTACAGGCGAATATTCGATTATGCGTCACATGATGAACCTTGAATCAGTAATCACATACGAAGGTACTCACGACATTCACTTGCTTATTACAGGAATGGATATCACTGGAATTCCAGCTTTTAAATAG
- a CDS encoding 2Fe-2S iron-sulfur cluster-binding family protein: MSQDVKITIIDRDGVSHTVDAPTDMNMNVMELVRMYELAPEGTIGTCGGMAMCASCQCYVINDVPLPERNDDEEAMLSEAFNVKENSRLGCQINLTQEIDGLCVELAPES; the protein is encoded by the coding sequence ATGTCACAAGACGTAAAGATTACCATAATAGATAGAGATGGAGTTTCGCATACAGTTGATGCGCCGACCGATATGAATATGAACGTAATGGAACTAGTTCGAATGTACGAGCTTGCTCCCGAAGGCACAATTGGCACTTGTGGCGGGATGGCGATGTGTGCTTCTTGTCAATGTTATGTTATCAATGACGTTCCACTACCTGAGCGCAATGATGACGAAGAAGCGATGCTGTCTGAGGCTTTTAACGTAAAAGAAAATAGTCGTCTTGGCTGTCAGATTAATTTGACTCAAGAGATTGATGGACTTTGTGTGGAATTGGCGCCAGAATCATAA
- a CDS encoding NAD(P)/FAD-dependent oxidoreductase codes for MIETDILIIGAGPTGLFTVFEAGLLKLKCHIIDALPQPGGQLTELYPKKPIFDIPGYPEVLAGDLVDNLMEQIKQFQPGFTLGETAETIDKQEDGTFIVTTNKGTKHHASAIAIAGGLGSFEPRKPIIEDLEFYEKKGIKYFIKNPEKFRDKKVVIAGGGDSALDWSIFLSDIASEVTLVHRRNEFRGALDSVDKVQELKNQGKIKLITPGEVVGLHGDEHLNAVTIQEGASSRTIDCDYLIPLFGLSPKLGAIANWGLEIEKNAIKVNNALDYQTNIPGIYAIGDVNTYPGKLKLILCGFHEATLMCQSVYQMLNPGKKYVLKYTTVAGIDGFDGTRKEAEKAVVKAIE; via the coding sequence ATGATTGAAACAGATATATTAATTATTGGTGCGGGTCCCACAGGACTTTTTACCGTTTTTGAAGCAGGATTATTAAAACTTAAATGCCATATTATTGATGCTCTTCCACAACCGGGAGGGCAGCTAACCGAATTATATCCAAAGAAGCCTATTTTTGATATTCCGGGTTATCCCGAAGTATTAGCGGGTGATCTTGTAGATAATTTGATGGAGCAAATCAAACAGTTTCAGCCCGGATTTACCTTGGGCGAGACTGCCGAAACTATCGACAAACAAGAAGATGGAACTTTTATAGTTACCACTAATAAAGGAACAAAACACCACGCTTCTGCCATTGCAATTGCCGGTGGTCTTGGAAGTTTTGAACCTCGCAAACCAATTATTGAAGATCTTGAATTCTACGAGAAAAAAGGTATCAAATACTTCATCAAAAATCCGGAGAAATTCAGAGATAAGAAAGTTGTAATTGCAGGAGGTGGAGATTCGGCATTGGATTGGAGTATTTTCCTTTCGGATATCGCTTCCGAAGTTACCTTAGTACACAGGCGTAATGAATTTAGAGGAGCTTTAGATTCTGTGGATAAAGTACAGGAATTAAAAAATCAGGGTAAAATTAAATTAATTACTCCAGGAGAAGTGGTTGGGCTGCACGGAGATGAGCATTTAAATGCAGTAACAATTCAGGAAGGAGCATCTAGCCGAACAATAGATTGCGATTATTTGATTCCATTATTTGGGCTTTCGCCAAAATTAGGAGCAATCGCAAACTGGGGGTTGGAAATAGAGAAGAATGCTATCAAAGTAAATAACGCTTTAGATTATCAGACAAATATTCCGGGAATTTACGCTATTGGCGATGTCAATACGTATCCGGGAAAATTGAAGTTGATTCTCTGTGGTTTCCACGAAGCGACTTTGATGTGTCAGAGTGTGTATCAAATGTTGAATCCAGGTAAAAAGTATGTGCTTAAATACACTACTGTTGCTGGAATTGATGGTTTTGATGGAACTCGAAAAGAAGCTGAGAAAGCAGTTGTAAAAGCAATTGAGTGA
- a CDS encoding porin family protein, whose translation MKKISGILLFIIMVCSNSMLGQITFKPAYFIDNSGSKVSCLIKDVEWKSNPTNFEYKLTEDSTVQIATIDNVQEFQIEDFSKYIRKTVELDRWDVFSPVTEQRESVYKTETLLLKEIVKGAANLYGYADGSFTTYFYEVNQAPIKQLVRKNYYVTDAIGNRKKYSNNMFKRQLYSDLKCDDITENRAKNVNYFEGDFVRFFKKYNACMGDTVDVAESGETKFHLGIRAGVVQNSFSIDHNSDARFSYDYGDNTQLRVGLEAEVILPFNRNKWSILFEPVYAAFKGEGDQTMFTGTVDYKAIEFQMGIRHYMFLKSESKIFVNGGLVYAIKINDKNYYIEQNVYPILFKPQVQLMVGAGYKYKKISAEVRYLGPQRLLADSTLWNSKFTSLAFVLGYQIF comes from the coding sequence ATGAAAAAAATTTCTGGAATTCTACTATTTATTATCATGGTTTGCTCTAATTCAATGTTAGGACAAATTACCTTCAAACCAGCTTATTTCATCGATAATTCAGGAAGTAAAGTTTCTTGTCTAATAAAAGATGTGGAGTGGAAATCAAATCCGACCAATTTTGAATATAAATTAACAGAGGATTCTACTGTACAAATTGCCACTATTGATAACGTACAAGAATTTCAAATAGAAGATTTTTCTAAGTATATCCGTAAAACCGTTGAGCTTGATCGTTGGGATGTTTTTTCTCCTGTTACAGAGCAAAGAGAATCGGTTTATAAAACAGAAACATTATTGCTTAAAGAAATTGTAAAGGGAGCTGCAAATCTATATGGTTATGCGGATGGATCATTTACAACTTATTTTTACGAAGTAAATCAAGCCCCAATTAAGCAATTGGTTCGTAAGAATTATTATGTTACAGATGCAATTGGAAACAGAAAGAAGTATTCCAATAATATGTTTAAACGTCAATTGTACTCAGATTTAAAATGTGACGATATAACTGAGAATAGAGCTAAAAATGTAAATTACTTCGAGGGTGATTTTGTGCGATTTTTTAAAAAATACAATGCTTGCATGGGCGACACCGTGGACGTTGCGGAGTCAGGTGAAACCAAATTTCATCTTGGCATTAGGGCAGGTGTTGTGCAAAATTCTTTTTCTATAGACCATAATAGTGATGCGCGATTTAGCTACGATTACGGCGATAATACTCAACTTAGAGTAGGGCTTGAAGCCGAAGTAATTTTGCCATTTAATAGAAATAAGTGGTCCATTCTTTTTGAGCCAGTGTACGCTGCCTTTAAAGGTGAAGGAGATCAAACTATGTTTACAGGTACTGTAGATTATAAAGCAATTGAGTTTCAAATGGGAATTCGGCACTATATGTTTCTTAAATCAGAATCAAAAATATTTGTAAATGGAGGTTTAGTTTACGCAATCAAAATAAATGATAAAAATTATTATATAGAGCAAAACGTATACCCGATTCTATTCAAACCTCAAGTTCAATTGATGGTGGGTGCAGGTTACAAATATAAAAAGATAAGTGCAGAAGTTCGGTATTTAGGTCCGCAACGGTTATTAGCAGACAGTACATTGTGGAACTCTAAATTTACTTCTTTGGCTTTTGTTCTTGGATATCAAATTTTTTAA
- a CDS encoding outer membrane beta-barrel protein produces MKNIYNILLLFFLVVSNSLVAQITFKPAFYVDNSGTKIDCLIKDVDWKSNPTTFEFKLSENEIVQVAVIDNVREFQVGEGVKYTRKTVEIDRWDKFSPPTVQKGPIFKTETLFLRTLVEGAATLYSYSENSFNTYFYSIDGKNPQQLIQKQYVINDGVKDIVYKNDLYKKQLESELLGDKVKASKINNLSYFRSELIDVFQKYNGDNGQTEMASALKTKIHITPRIGLSSNQVDVRHLVYQNYAYDFGAKTNFRVGVEFESLLPFNRGKWAIALEPAYTSYKGDGDGSDYTDDIDYQALELHLVARHYMFLKSNSKLFLNAGFLYSKDLNNAVYAPSGRPTSVDIDLGFQIVLGAGYKYKKISAEFRYIGNQSMIINHSTWNANYTSYSFILGYTIF; encoded by the coding sequence ATGAAAAATATTTACAATATTTTATTGCTGTTCTTTCTTGTAGTGTCTAATTCACTTGTTGCTCAAATTACATTCAAACCAGCCTTTTATGTAGATAATTCGGGGACTAAAATAGATTGTCTTATCAAAGACGTAGATTGGAAATCCAACCCAACCACTTTTGAATTCAAACTATCCGAGAATGAGATTGTGCAAGTTGCGGTTATTGATAATGTTCGGGAATTTCAAGTTGGCGAAGGCGTCAAGTATACTCGAAAGACGGTTGAGATAGATCGTTGGGATAAATTTTCTCCTCCTACAGTGCAAAAGGGGCCTATCTTTAAAACTGAAACATTGTTTCTTAGAACTTTAGTGGAAGGTGCTGCAACATTATATTCCTATTCTGAAAATAGTTTTAATACATACTTTTATAGCATTGACGGCAAAAACCCACAGCAATTGATTCAAAAACAATATGTTATCAATGATGGTGTTAAAGATATTGTCTACAAAAATGACCTTTACAAGAAGCAATTAGAATCGGAGTTGCTGGGCGATAAAGTAAAGGCTTCAAAAATTAACAATCTTTCCTATTTTAGATCAGAGTTGATAGATGTTTTTCAAAAGTATAATGGTGATAATGGTCAGACGGAGATGGCTTCGGCACTTAAGACAAAAATTCATATTACACCTAGAATCGGTTTGAGTAGTAATCAAGTCGACGTGCGTCACCTCGTCTATCAAAATTACGCTTACGACTTTGGAGCGAAAACAAATTTTCGAGTTGGGGTAGAGTTTGAGAGTTTATTACCATTTAATAGAGGTAAATGGGCAATTGCATTAGAGCCTGCTTATACATCATATAAAGGTGATGGGGATGGGTCCGACTATACCGATGATATTGATTATCAAGCATTAGAATTGCACTTGGTGGCGAGACATTATATGTTCCTTAAAAGTAATTCGAAATTATTTTTGAACGCGGGTTTCTTATATAGTAAAGATTTAAATAATGCTGTTTACGCTCCATCTGGACGACCAACATCCGTAGATATTGATTTAGGTTTCCAAATTGTTTTAGGGGCGGGCTACAAGTATAAAAAAATTAGTGCAGAATTTAGATATATTGGAAACCAATCAATGATAATTAATCACAGTACTTGGAATGCTAATTATACTTCCTACTCCTTCATTTTAGGTTATACTATTTTCTAA
- a CDS encoding NifU family protein, whose translation MTTDELTIEVQRALEEIRPFLKSDGGDIKLIGITDDRHVTVQLQGACVGCTVNQMTLRAGVETTIKKFAPQIETVTNIGL comes from the coding sequence ATGACAACAGACGAATTAACAATTGAGGTACAACGCGCATTAGAGGAAATCAGACCATTTCTAAAATCAGATGGAGGCGATATTAAGCTTATTGGTATTACTGACGACAGACATGTTACAGTCCAGTTGCAGGGTGCTTGTGTAGGTTGCACCGTCAATCAGATGACGCTGAGAGCGGGAGTAGAAACGACTATTAAAAAGTTTGCTCCACAAATTGAAACTGTAACAAATATTGGTTTGTAG